CAGCCCATGCTTGGACGCTTCGCCTGATACGTTGACCTGTACAAAGCATTTTACAGCATTTTCACTGTATTGTTCAATTTTTTTGGCGACACTTTCCCGGTCCAGGGAATGCAGATAGTTCAGATGGCCTGCGATATCCTTCACCTTGCGCGACTGCAGCGTACCGATGAAATGGACTTCCGCATCTTCTGGAAGGGCCTCCCGCTTTTCAAGGAACCCCTCAACACGGTTCTCGCCAAAATGCCTGACTCCTGCATCATAGGCTTCGAGCGTCTCGTCTATGGAGTGGTATTTCGTCACCGCAATCAATGTCACGGCATCACCGATCTCCTGTTTCAGCTGTTCATAGTTATCCTTTATCATTATCTTTCTTCCTCCCGATAAATGCAAGTGCACGACCGGTCTCCCCCTTCTCCAGCCGATAGGAGAAGAAACGGTCCAGGTCCTCTGTACCAAGCGCTGATACATGGATATGGCGCGCGTCCACGCCCGCATTCAATGCCTGATGCCGATTTACGGCCTTCAGATCAAGGTCGAACCCTTCATCATGTGCATCGACTGCCCCTTCCGGCAGGCCTGCGTCTTCAAGTGCCCGGATGATGGGCGCGTCCACTGTATAGCATGGGCCGTTTATCGCGACCCCGATGACCACTGTGAGATCTTTCGGGTCCCCTTCATAGCGCTCGATCATCCTTTTAATGATTCTGTGTGATGTGCCGCGCCAACCCGCATGGACAAGTGCGGTGAAGCCATTGCTCCTGCTCCATATATAGATGGGGACGCAGTCTGCGTAATTCATGGCGAGCATGATTCCCGGGTCGTATGTATACAGGCCGTCCACATCATAAAGCTGATCGGACAACTCTCTGACATTCGTACCTGCATCCGCCAGGGTGACTTCCTCTATATTGCCGCCATGCTTCTGGATCGGCATCACCCAGCGTTCCGGCGGAAAGCCGGCTGCCGCACCGAGACGGTCCTGATGATGATGTACATTTGCTGCATCATCACCGATGTAGAGGGCCATATTGAAGCTCCCGGATGGATAGCTGCTCCTTCCACCGGTCCTCTTTGTATAGCCGAACAGGACATCCCGCTCCTCATTGCCTACATGATGCGTATGGTCTATGAATTTCATCCGTTACACCTCAAAAAATAAGTCAGAAAGGCGTGCCCTTCTGACTTATAGCTTATTTCTATCGTCTGCGTCTTGAACGGTTCCGCAGGAACGTAGGTACTTCGTAGTCGTCATCCTGCGCACTGCTTTCCCTTGGTTCCGCTTCGCGTTCAGGCGCGCTTTCCCTTGGGGAAGTCGGATAGGTGAATGATTCCTTCTTCTCTTCACGCTCAGGCGTGCGGTTCACGGACTTCTCGTTGAAGCCTGTAGCGATGACCGTGACGACGATTTCATCTTCCAGTTCCGGATTGATGACCGTACCGAAGATCATGTTGACGTCTTCATCTGCCGCATCCTGTACTACATCCGCAGCCTCCTGTGCTTCAAACAGTGACAGTGACTCGCTGCCTGTAATGTTCATCAGGACACCTTGGGCGCCCACGATGGATGTTTCGAGGAGCGGGCTTGAAATTGCCTTCTTGGCCGCTTCAATGGCACGGTTCTCACCACTGGAGACCCCGATGCCCATGAGTGCAGATCCCTGGTTGGTCATGATCGTCTTGACGTCTGCGAAGTCGAGGTTCACTTCACCGCTGACGGCGATGAGGTCGGATATGCCCTGGACACCTTGTCTCAGTACGTTATCCGCTTCCTTGAACGCTTCCATCATCGGTGTGGATTTGTCCACGATATCCAGGAGACGGTCGTTCGGGATGACGATGAGTGTGTCGACCGCTGCCTTCATTGCATCAACGCCTGCAGAAGCCTGCGTCTGGCGCTTTCTGCCTTCGAAGGAGAATGGACGTGTAACGACGCCGACTGTCAGTGCGCCCATCTCTTTGGCGATCTTGGCTACAATCGGTGCTGCACCGGTACCTGTTCCGCCGCCCATTCCTGCAGTGACGAAGACCATGTCTGCGCCCTGGATCGCATCTTCAATCTGTTCCCTGGACTCTTCAGCAGCCTTTTTCCCGATATCCGGGTTGGCCCCTGCACCAAGACCGCGTGTCAGCTTCTCGCCGACCTGGATTTTGGATTCTGCCTTGGACAGGTTCAAAGCCTGTCCATCTGTGTTGATTGCGATGAACTCGACATTCTGCATGCCGTCATCAATCATCCGGTTGACTGCGTTGTTGCCGCCGCCACCGACGCCGACAACTTTTAATGTTGCCATATGGTTAAACCCTTGCTCGAATTCTAACATTTTTCATTTCCTCCCAGTCATTCATCTTACTCAAACAAATTTTTAAAGAGCTTCTTCATATATCCACGGTAGTCTTTCTGTTCGCCTTGGCCTGTCTCTTCGGAGCGACGGGTGACTTTTTCATCCGAGCGTTCCTCATCATATGCGTAGTCCGAATACTCCTCTTCAGCCGGCTGCTCCCCGCGGGATGCTTCAGACGGAAACTTGTAAGTTTCGCCCTGTTCCAGCTGATGGGTATTCTGCTCTTTACGTTTATTGAAAAGACCTGTGAAGAAGCTTCCTGAAGCCTCTCCATCACTTGAATCTACAGTATTTTTCGACTCCGTACCATAATTATCAATTGTAACATACTCAAGGAGTTCATCAAACATTATTCCACTGGATACTGTGGAAATGACGCTTGAGAATTCCGGCTTGCGTGCGCCCATCTGGTTTGGAATATGGACTCTGATCTTCTCGGAGACGAGATCCTGGAGGAGCTCCTTGACGCCGAGCAGGTTTGCGGTGCCGCCCGTGACGACGAAGCCGCCATTCACCTTTGTGATGCGCTGCTCCTGCAGTGCTTCGAATACAGTCATTAACATTTCTTCCAGTCTCATCTCGATGATGTCCGCAAGGTCTTTTGGAGTCACTTCGATGTCCAGTTCACCGTCGCGCTGTGGGAGCCTGACGATATCCTCTGAGGATGCGAGGTCGTAGAAGGCATGGCCATACTGCTGCTTCGCCTTTTCTGCTGCTTCGAAAGTCGTGTTGAATGCTTCGGAGAGGTCATTTGTAATGTGGTTGCCCCCGACCGGGATGCTGTCTGCATACTTTACTGTACCCCGCTCATAATAGCCGAACTGGGTCAGGTCTGCACCGATGTCGATGACCACACCGCCGAGTTCGACTTCAGATTCGCTCAGCACATGCTGATAGTTGACTGCGTCGGAATAGACGTCAAGGACTGTCAGTCCTGCATCTTCGACACATTTGACCGCGTTCATCAGGAGTGTCCTGTTCATCAGTATGATGCCTGCCCGGACGAACAGCGACTGCGTCGCCATCATTTCCTTCGGATCCATCACTTCATGCAGGTCATCGACCTTGAAATGGATGGGATAGACCGTGATGACTTCCCTGTCGCTGTGGACTTCCCGCTCACGGAGGGTCTCGAGCAGGTCTTCGATGTGCGTACCATTGATTTCTGTGGAGTTGCCGCCAAAACGCAGCTCCTCTTCCCCGATCTTGAATTCAGTTTCAGTAATGGGCATTTTTAAAAAGATTTCATCGATGTCCACACCGGATGAGATCTTTGCTTTTTTAACCGTATCTATAATTGCATTTCTCGCCAGATCAAAATCTTTTATTTTCCCTTTGGATATTGCATCCGTGAAGGTCTGGCCAGTGCCTATGATGTTGACGCCATCATGGAATTTCTCACCAACGACCGCCTTCACACTCGCGGAACCGATATCCAGGGCAACATAATAATGTTCCTTCAACTCATTTGCCTCCTAGCAAGCCTGTTTCAGCTGTATCTATCATATAGTTTACATTATACTTTTTATATTGTGAACTATTTGCACTGAATAGTCCAGTATAAAAACAGACGAGGAATCATTCTTCCCCGTCTTCTGCTTCCCCGATATTTGAAAGGCTCTCCTTTACATCTCCGAGGGCCTGATTGACCTCTTCGATGTATGGTGCCTGGACAGGCGCCTCGTAGATGCCCGCCTTCACTTCCATAGCTTCGTCGCTGCCATATGGCAGGAAGCTGCTGCCGATCTCCAGATCGATGAGGCCGGATTGCGGATCGCCGATCTCCTCACGCATGCTCAGATAATAATTCATCTTCTCGTTTATCGTACGGTAGTCGGCGACGATCTCCTGACCGTCGTTCATGAACATGTGGATGCGTGTCGAGGAATTTTCCGACGGGCGGTAGTAGATTTCCGAGATGCCTTCCCGGATGTCCGGCTCTATATCATTCAGGCTCTCCACCATCCGGTCGAATTCACGGCCTTCAAAATAGTGCAGGATTGGCGCCGAACCCGGAGTGGAGGGATAGCCGCGCAGCACCTGGGCATTTTCCAGGACCGGATAGTAGTCGCTGTTGTTGGCGACATATCCGACGGCCTGGTATTCCGTCACGGAAACATTGATGGTGTTCCACCACTCCCGCTCGATCTCCACTTCTTCGACAGCGGGCAGCATCGCGATGTTTTCGGTCGCCCGGGACAGGTTCGCGCTGAACATCCTGTCACCTGTGCCGAACTGCAGGCGCTCCTCCACTTCTTCATCACTGATGAGCTGGTTGCCGCTGATTTCTATATTCTTCACTTCACTGGCACTGCTCGCCACGTACCAGATGAGCAGTCCAACCAGGGATACAAGGAGCATCAGCAGCATGAGGTAGAAGTGCGTCCGGGTAAACTTTAAACGGGGGCGCTTCCGCCTCTGTTTTTTTGGTGCATCCCTGTGCTTCTCCCTCGGCGCATAGGTCTCTATCTCTTCTTCATCCACATCATGATGAGGGCCCGGGGGGCGGGCGCCTTCATTCTTCCCCTGATGGAATGTGGCCCTATGCGCTGTCGTGTCTTCTCCTGGATTGATTTCGGAGCCTCCCGAAGATGAGCCGGCCGCCAGCCGTTCACGGGATGCCCTGGAACGCTTCAGTTTCTGCTTCATTTCTTCTACATCGGATCTTCCATTCATCGGCCCACCCCCTTCCTTCATTTCCCGAGCGTGCTGAATCCTTCTTTGAAATGGTCTCCCCGTGCTTCATAGTCCTTGTACTGGTCCCAGCTTGCACAGGCAGGGGAGAACAGCACCACATCTCCCGCCTCTGCATACTGTGCTGCCTTGATGACCGCATCATGGGGGTGCTCGGCCAGTTCGACCGCCTTACCGGTCCGCTCAGCGAGCGCCTGGAACTTCTCCTTCGTCTCACCAAAAGTGATGATCATGGCCACGCTGTCCATCGAAGGGATGAGCCCGTCGAGGGACTGGCCGCGGTCGAGCCCGCCTGCAATCCAGATGACCGGCGCCTGGAAGCTCTCCAGCGCAAACGTCGTGGCCAGGTTGTTCGTCGCCTTGGAGTCGTTGTAATAGGCGGCGCCTCTGTGCTCCCCAAGATATTCCATGCGGTGGGGGATGCTGCCGAAGTGCAACAGCGTCTCGCGGATACCGGCGTCGCTGGCCCCATGGTTCTTCGCCGCAAGGATGGCCGCCAGAATATTTTCATGGTTGTGGGCCCCCTGCAGCTTCACCTGATCGAGGGGGATCAGCGGTGTGCCCTTATGGACGATGACACCGTCCTTGATGCACGCTTCATGGTCGCCTTCCGCCGAAAAGTATTCCACATGCAGGCCGGGATGCCCATCAAGCATTTCCTTCTGCCTGCCATTGAAGATGACGGTCTGCGCTGCATCCATATTGGAGATGAGGTTCATCTTCGCCTGGACATAGGCTTCCTTCGATCCATGATAGTCGATATGCGCTTCATAGATGTTCGTGAACACTGCGGTATCCGGGCAAAAGTCCCTGATGCCCATCAATTGGAATGAGGAAAGCTCCATGACAAGGATATCCTCCGCCGTCGCCTCCCGCACTGCTTCCGAAGCAGGATAGCCAATGTTGCCGCAGAGTATCGGCGACAGACCCGAGCGTTCGAGCATCTCGCCGATCAGGTGCGTCACCGTGGTCTTTCCGTTCGTTCCTGTAATCCCGATGATCGGGGCGGGTGACATATGATAGGCGAGCTCGACATCTGTAATGACGGGTATCCCCCGCGTCTCCGCATCTTCAAGGAAGGGAATCGTGTATGGGATGCCCGGATTCTTTACGATCAGTTCAGCATCATTCAGCAGGCTGGCCGGGTGGTGGCCATCCACTATCTCGACGCCCCAGCCCTTGAGCGTCTGTCTGATCTTTTCATCCGCGATGACTTCATTTGTCGTCAGTGTGATGTTTGCACCGAGTGATGCCAGGGCCGATACTGCACTCCGCCCGCTCCGGCCGTAGCCGAGGACGATCACATTCTTATTTTCAAAACCGGCTGTATCCATTCTATAACGCCCCCAATAGCACACCGATTGCGCCTGCCACTATGCCCACCGTCCAGAATACGAGGACGATCTTCCATTCGCTCCAGCCACTGAGTTCAAAATGGTGGTGTATCGGTGTCATCTTGAATATCCTTCTGCCCGTCATCTTGTATGAAGCAACCTGCAGCATCACAGAAGCCGTCTCTATGACGAAGACGATTCCGATGAGAAGCAGCAAAAGACTTTCATTCAGCATGATCGAGACGGTGGCGATGATGCCGCCCAGCGCAAGCGACCCCGTGTCTCCCATGAAGAGCTTCGCCGGATATTTGTTGTATATCAGAAATCCTGCCAGCGCACCGATCAGGATCATCAGGAAAAGGACGATCTCCATTTCCCCGCGTGTCCATGCGATGACGAGAAAACTTGAAAATGCAATGATCGAAAGTCCTGTTGCCAAGCCGTCGAGGCCATCCGTCAGATTCACCGCATTCGAGAAGCCGACCTGCCAGAAGACGATCCACAGGACGAACAGTACACCGAGCGGAATGTCGAAATCCGTGCCCGGGATATGGATGCCTGCAGCAATATCCGGAATCGCCCGGGTCATGATGAAGTAGACGATTACGGAAACCACGATCTGGGCCAGGAACTTCTGCTTGGAAGAGAGTCCCTTGTTGTCCTTCTTGACGACGATGATGTAGTCGTCTATGAAGCCGATCAGCCCGAAGCCTACGGTGACGATCACCATGACCAGCATCTTGTAGGCATCATCGACCAGCGGCAGGGCGATGACCGACAGCACGATTGCAGGAATGAGGTACGTCAGCCCCCCCATCGTCGGCGTACCGGTCTTCACCTGGTGGCTCTGCGGTCCTTCCACCCTGATGGATTGGCCGAACTTCATCCGCTTCAGCAGCGGAATTGTCAACGGCACCAGAATGGCAGTCAAGATAAATGCGATGAATAGAAATAAGTAGTTCATTGTGTCCTCCTCTAGTCTGCTGGATCATTGGATGACAGGGTGAATTCGACTGCTGCTTCATCACCCAGTACAGTACCCGGTGCAATGGACTGTGATTTCACATATCCTTCGCCCTCTGTGGATACATCCATATCCATGAATGTTCCAAACATGATTGCCTCTCGCTTGGATAGCCCCGTAAGGTCAGGCATCTTTGCTTCCCCTTCGGTTTTCACGAAGAAGGTTTCATATGGTAATAGTCTATCATTTTTTGGATGATGGTCGATAATCTCTTCCCCATCACCGACGACGATGGTCTGTATCGTGTCGGCGGATGCCGGGGCAGCTTCTGAAAGCTTTTTGCCGCTGTAGTCTCCGACTTCGGTGACCTCAGCCGTCTGATCATCATCGGCTCCTCCGACGTTCAGGTATTTAAGCGTCCGCTCCATCAATGGATTGAACCCCGGCATGACGCCGATGTCCCAAGTATCCTGCTTGTTCTTCGAAGCGAGCTTCACACCGTAATAGACGATGACTTCAGGGTCATCTTCCGGAGCATAGCCGATGAAGGATGTCAGGAATTCATATGGCCCATCCATGTAGCCGCCGCCTTCAGGATCGATCACCTGGGCAGTACCCGATTTTCCTGCAACTTCGTAGTCATCGAGCTGATACTGCGGATTCCTCTCCATCGAGCCGCCGACGAATGTATTGATCTCTTCCTGGGTCTTTTGGGCCGCCTCTTCGGATATCACCTGGCGTACCACCGACTCTTCACCCTTATGGAGCACTTCACCGGTGGCGCTGTCGGTGATCGATTCGACCACGTACGGCTTCTTCATCTTGCCATCATTCAATATCGCAGTCATCCCCTGGATCATCTGGATCGGGGTGACGGTCGATGTCTGTCCGAAAGAAGTCGTCTTCCGCTGCAGCGGATCGTCCCATGCGAGGGTGCCGGACTGTTCATTCGGGAATTCGGAACCGGTCGGTTCGCCGAAACCGAATTTGCGGTAGTAGTCGAGCATCGCATCCTCACCGACTTTATCCTGCAGTATCATCATCAGGGCATTGGAGGAATATTGCATGCCTTCATTGTACGTGATGTTCCCCCAGCCTTCCTCTTCCCAGTCATAGATGGTATGGCCGTTGACGTCGAATGATCCGGATTCATATGTTGCATTTGGATCGTAGACGCCTGCATCAATCGCTGCAGCCAGGCCGAACACCTTGAAGGTCGATCCCGGTTCGAATGAGTACTGGTACAGCATGTTGAGCCAGCTGTTGCCGAACCCTTCCCGGGTCCTCGGGTTGAATGAAGGACGCTGGCCGCTCGCCAGTATTTCACCGCTTTCTGCATCCGCAACGACGGCGAACAGCTCCTCCGGCTCGAAATGCTCTTCCATGGTATCCAGGGAGTCCTCCAGATAGAGCTGGATATTGGAGTCGATGGTCAGCTTCATGTCCGCCCCGTCCTTCGGCGGTTCGACTGTATCGGTGCCCGGTACGATATAGCCCCACAGGTCTTTCGTGTAGTCCGTCGTGCCGTCCTCCCCCTGCAGCAGGTCGTCATAGGCCCGCTCCAGTCCAAGCTGGCCCTCCAGTTCATCCGTTCCCTCACCCTTTTCGGCATAGCCGATGAGGTGTGAGGCGAAGTCGCCATTCGGATAGAAGCGCTTGGTCTCTGCTTCAAAGACGAGGCCTGGGATCTCTGCATCTTCAAGTGCATTCTTCTGATTGTAGGAGATGTCCCGCCCTTTCTTGCCGAGCTCGACCTGGAAACGTTCCTCCTCTATGCCTTCCTCAATCCGTTCCTTTATTTCAGATGCTTCCATATCTATGATCTCCGCCAGTGCTTCGGCGGTCTCCTTTGGATCGGTCACATGGTTCGGATAGTCTGAATCCGTAATCAGCGCAAGCCGATATGCTTCCATATCGCTCGCCAGAACGTTGCCTTCTCTGTCGAGTATCTCACCACGTTGACCTTCGTTCACTGCGGTGCGGCTGAACTTGTCATGGCCATGGGCAACGAGGTCCTCATCATCCAGCGTCTTGTTTATCATGAGATAGCTGAACTGCCAAAATATGCATAGAAAAAGCACTCCTATACCAAGGTAGATTAGGAGCGCACCAACTGATAGCGTTTTAGTTTTCTCACCAAGTCTGATTCTAATCCTTGCCATACTTCTCAGCAACCTTTACATTTCCATTGTCCAGATCCAGCCCGAGTTCATTTGCTTTTTCATAGATCTTGTCATAGGAGGCAAGGTCGGTCACTTCGGTCTTGAGCTCGCCGATTTCACCCTCCATGACTGCTATTTCACTTTCCACCTGGGTCTTCTCCGTCTGCAGGGAATAGGCTTCCATCTTCAATGACAGTACATAGACCGCCACTGCTGCAATCAGGGCAAACAGCATCAAATATACGAGCGTCTCGAATTTCTTGAGTCCAACAACGCGGCTGGCCTTTCTGGTCCCCTGGGCCGGATCCTGTTCTGTATGCGGACGCGGCAGGGTCTGATGATAGCGTTCTACTGCCATAATAACACTCCCTATTTTTGCTTCTCAGCAATTCTCAACTTTGCACTGCGCGCACGTGGATTGCCTTCTATTGCCGCATCGTCTGCAACGATCGGCTTCTTGTTGACCCGCTTCAGGATGGGCTCGTAGGCTTCGGGAATGATCGGCATGTTACGCGGGAGCTCGGGCCCGGATTCATATTCCACAAACATCTGCTTGCATATCCGGTCTTCCAGGGAATGGAAAGTGATTACGGATACCCTCCCCTTCCTGTTCAGCAGATCGATCGCCTGCTCGAGGGACCGCTCGAATACTCCCAGCTCATCGTTCACTGCAATTCTCAGTGCCTGGAACACGCGCTTTGCAGGATGCCCGCCCGTCCTTCTGAATTTATGCGGAATCTGCGACTTTATGATTTCCGTAAGCTCAGTGGTCGTTTCTATCGGTTTCTCCTTGCGGACACGCTCGATTTCCCTTGCAATCTTTTTCGAGAACTTCTCTTCTCCGTATCTGAAGAAGATGCCCACCAGCTGCTCGTAAGTGTATGTATTCACGATTTCATGGGCATCGAGCGACTGGCCCTGATCCATCCTCATGTCGAGTCTGGCTTCCTTCGAATGGCTGAAGCCCCTTTCAGTCATATCCAGCTGTGGACTGGATACGCCCAAATCGTATAGTATGCCATCCACTCCCGTGATTCCCCGGCTGGACAGTTCTTCCTTCAGGTGTTCAAAGTTGGAATGTATAAGCGTGAGGTTCCCGATGTCTTCAAATCTCTCCTGCGCGTTCTGAATCGCCCAGCTATCCTGATCAAATGCGTACAGGTGTCCTGTTGTCAATTGTTCAAGGATATAGGCACTATGCCCTCCGCCACCGAGAGTGGCATCGACATAGATGCCGTCTGGACGGATATTCAGCCCGTCCACTGTTTCTTCCAATAGAACGGTATCGTGCCTGAACATATCCTCACATCCTATAAGTCAAAGTCAATTAGTTCTTCTGCTATATCTTCATAATGGGATTCCGATTCCTCGTAGAAGGAGTCCCATTTCTCTGTACTCCATATTTCAATCCTGTGGGAGACCCCGATTACCGTACATTCCTTGGTCAGATCGGCGTACTCCCTTAAGTTCGTTGGAATATTGATTCTGCCCTGCTTGTCCACTTCGACTTCGGTTGCCCCAGAAAAGAACATCCTCATGAACTTTCTGGCGTCCTTTTTAGTCAGTGGCAGAGCACTCATCCGCTTTTCTATCTGCGCCCATTCCTCCAATGTGTATCCGAACAGGCACTGATCAAGGCCCCGGGTGATGATGAACTGGCCATTCAGGTCATCCCTGAACTTGCTCGGGACGATCAGGCGCCCCTTTGCATCAAGCTGATGCTTGAATTCTCCCATGAACATCAAATCACCTCGCCTATACAAATAATTTACCACATCTCCCCACTCTGTACCACAAATTATATGCTATCCAGTGAATTTAATTACCAGAACAGAAAAAAGACAGCTTTCATATCCAATGAAAGCTGTCTTTCGGCTAGACGCCCTTGATGATGGTGAGCTTTGTTGTATAGGACAGGGTGGAAGGGTCGATTCCAGGGAACATCCATGGGTGGTAGATGCGCTCCTGCAGGCTGCCGCCCGGCAGGATCCTTTCAGCCACCTCTTCCAAATCATTCAGCTGGTGGCGGAGTGTCCGCCTGACTTCCAGCTGATATCTCCGTTTCAGGTAGTCGAACTGTTTCCGGTGGGCTTTCAGGTTGGCTTCGATCAGGTGGCGGTGGGTGCGTTCGGATGCCGCCTCCACTGCATCATAGTCCCTTTCAAGCCTCGTCTGCATATCATCCA
The sequence above is drawn from the Salinicoccus roseus genome and encodes:
- a CDS encoding YggS family pyridoxal phosphate-dependent enzyme, translated to MIKDNYEQLKQEIGDAVTLIAVTKYHSIDETLEAYDAGVRHFGENRVEGFLEKREALPEDAEVHFIGTLQSRKVKDIAGHLNYLHSLDRESVAKKIEQYSENAVKCFVQVNVSGEASKHGLSPEEVPGFLEAMESYSKVMVIGLMTMAPHTEDESEISAVFERLAALRDSLRTGNHGNIQVEELSMGMSNDYGIAIRHGGSYVRIGSKLMGSR
- a CDS encoding polyphenol oxidase family protein, which translates into the protein MKFIDHTHHVGNEERDVLFGYTKRTGGRSSYPSGSFNMALYIGDDAANVHHHQDRLGAAAGFPPERWVMPIQKHGGNIEEVTLADAGTNVRELSDQLYDVDGLYTYDPGIMLAMNYADCVPIYIWSRSNGFTALVHAGWRGTSHRIIKRMIERYEGDPKDLTVVIGVAINGPCYTVDAPIIRALEDAGLPEGAVDAHDEGFDLDLKAVNRHQALNAGVDARHIHVSALGTEDLDRFFSYRLEKGETGRALAFIGRKKDNDKG
- the ftsZ gene encoding cell division protein FtsZ, translated to MLEFEQGFNHMATLKVVGVGGGGNNAVNRMIDDGMQNVEFIAINTDGQALNLSKAESKIQVGEKLTRGLGAGANPDIGKKAAEESREQIEDAIQGADMVFVTAGMGGGTGTGAAPIVAKIAKEMGALTVGVVTRPFSFEGRKRQTQASAGVDAMKAAVDTLIVIPNDRLLDIVDKSTPMMEAFKEADNVLRQGVQGISDLIAVSGEVNLDFADVKTIMTNQGSALMGIGVSSGENRAIEAAKKAISSPLLETSIVGAQGVLMNITGSESLSLFEAQEAADVVQDAADEDVNMIFGTVINPELEDEIVVTVIATGFNEKSVNRTPEREEKKESFTYPTSPRESAPEREAEPRESSAQDDDYEVPTFLRNRSRRRR
- the ftsA gene encoding cell division protein FtsA, which produces MKEHYYVALDIGSASVKAVVGEKFHDGVNIIGTGQTFTDAISKGKIKDFDLARNAIIDTVKKAKISSGVDIDEIFLKMPITETEFKIGEEELRFGGNSTEINGTHIEDLLETLREREVHSDREVITVYPIHFKVDDLHEVMDPKEMMATQSLFVRAGIILMNRTLLMNAVKCVEDAGLTVLDVYSDAVNYQHVLSESEVELGGVVIDIGADLTQFGYYERGTVKYADSIPVGGNHITNDLSEAFNTTFEAAEKAKQQYGHAFYDLASSEDIVRLPQRDGELDIEVTPKDLADIIEMRLEEMLMTVFEALQEQRITKVNGGFVVTGGTANLLGVKELLQDLVSEKIRVHIPNQMGARKPEFSSVISTVSSGIMFDELLEYVTIDNYGTESKNTVDSSDGEASGSFFTGLFNKRKEQNTHQLEQGETYKFPSEASRGEQPAEEEYSDYAYDEERSDEKVTRRSEETGQGEQKDYRGYMKKLFKNLFE
- a CDS encoding cell division protein FtsQ/DivIB encodes the protein MNGRSDVEEMKQKLKRSRASRERLAAGSSSGGSEINPGEDTTAHRATFHQGKNEGARPPGPHHDVDEEEIETYAPREKHRDAPKKQRRKRPRLKFTRTHFYLMLLMLLVSLVGLLIWYVASSASEVKNIEISGNQLISDEEVEERLQFGTGDRMFSANLSRATENIAMLPAVEEVEIEREWWNTINVSVTEYQAVGYVANNSDYYPVLENAQVLRGYPSTPGSAPILHYFEGREFDRMVESLNDIEPDIREGISEIYYRPSENSSTRIHMFMNDGQEIVADYRTINEKMNYYLSMREEIGDPQSGLIDLEIGSSFLPYGSDEAMEVKAGIYEAPVQAPYIEEVNQALGDVKESLSNIGEAEDGEE
- the murD gene encoding UDP-N-acetylmuramoyl-L-alanine--D-glutamate ligase → MDTAGFENKNVIVLGYGRSGRSAVSALASLGANITLTTNEVIADEKIRQTLKGWGVEIVDGHHPASLLNDAELIVKNPGIPYTIPFLEDAETRGIPVITDVELAYHMSPAPIIGITGTNGKTTVTHLIGEMLERSGLSPILCGNIGYPASEAVREATAEDILVMELSSFQLMGIRDFCPDTAVFTNIYEAHIDYHGSKEAYVQAKMNLISNMDAAQTVIFNGRQKEMLDGHPGLHVEYFSAEGDHEACIKDGVIVHKGTPLIPLDQVKLQGAHNHENILAAILAAKNHGASDAGIRETLLHFGSIPHRMEYLGEHRGAAYYNDSKATNNLATTFALESFQAPVIWIAGGLDRGQSLDGLIPSMDSVAMIITFGETKEKFQALAERTGKAVELAEHPHDAVIKAAQYAEAGDVVLFSPACASWDQYKDYEARGDHFKEGFSTLGK
- the mraY gene encoding phospho-N-acetylmuramoyl-pentapeptide-transferase yields the protein MNYLFLFIAFILTAILVPLTIPLLKRMKFGQSIRVEGPQSHQVKTGTPTMGGLTYLIPAIVLSVIALPLVDDAYKMLVMVIVTVGFGLIGFIDDYIIVVKKDNKGLSSKQKFLAQIVVSVIVYFIMTRAIPDIAAGIHIPGTDFDIPLGVLFVLWIVFWQVGFSNAVNLTDGLDGLATGLSIIAFSSFLVIAWTRGEMEIVLFLMILIGALAGFLIYNKYPAKLFMGDTGSLALGGIIATVSIMLNESLLLLLIGIVFVIETASVMLQVASYKMTGRRIFKMTPIHHHFELSGWSEWKIVLVFWTVGIVAGAIGVLLGAL
- a CDS encoding penicillin-binding transpeptidase domain-containing protein, which gives rise to MARIRIRLGEKTKTLSVGALLIYLGIGVLFLCIFWQFSYLMINKTLDDEDLVAHGHDKFSRTAVNEGQRGEILDREGNVLASDMEAYRLALITDSDYPNHVTDPKETAEALAEIIDMEASEIKERIEEGIEEERFQVELGKKGRDISYNQKNALEDAEIPGLVFEAETKRFYPNGDFASHLIGYAEKGEGTDELEGQLGLERAYDDLLQGEDGTTDYTKDLWGYIVPGTDTVEPPKDGADMKLTIDSNIQLYLEDSLDTMEEHFEPEELFAVVADAESGEILASGQRPSFNPRTREGFGNSWLNMLYQYSFEPGSTFKVFGLAAAIDAGVYDPNATYESGSFDVNGHTIYDWEEEGWGNITYNEGMQYSSNALMMILQDKVGEDAMLDYYRKFGFGEPTGSEFPNEQSGTLAWDDPLQRKTTSFGQTSTVTPIQMIQGMTAILNDGKMKKPYVVESITDSATGEVLHKGEESVVRQVISEEAAQKTQEEINTFVGGSMERNPQYQLDDYEVAGKSGTAQVIDPEGGGYMDGPYEFLTSFIGYAPEDDPEVIVYYGVKLASKNKQDTWDIGVMPGFNPLMERTLKYLNVGGADDDQTAEVTEVGDYSGKKLSEAAPASADTIQTIVVGDGEEIIDHHPKNDRLLPYETFFVKTEGEAKMPDLTGLSKREAIMFGTFMDMDVSTEGEGYVKSQSIAPGTVLGDEAAVEFTLSSNDPAD
- the ftsL gene encoding cell division protein FtsL translates to MAVERYHQTLPRPHTEQDPAQGTRKASRVVGLKKFETLVYLMLFALIAAVAVYVLSLKMEAYSLQTEKTQVESEIAVMEGEIGELKTEVTDLASYDKIYEKANELGLDLDNGNVKVAEKYGKD
- the rsmH gene encoding 16S rRNA (cytosine(1402)-N(4))-methyltransferase RsmH, with translation MFRHDTVLLEETVDGLNIRPDGIYVDATLGGGGHSAYILEQLTTGHLYAFDQDSWAIQNAQERFEDIGNLTLIHSNFEHLKEELSSRGITGVDGILYDLGVSSPQLDMTERGFSHSKEARLDMRMDQGQSLDAHEIVNTYTYEQLVGIFFRYGEEKFSKKIAREIERVRKEKPIETTTELTEIIKSQIPHKFRRTGGHPAKRVFQALRIAVNDELGVFERSLEQAIDLLNRKGRVSVITFHSLEDRICKQMFVEYESGPELPRNMPIIPEAYEPILKRVNKKPIVADDAAIEGNPRARSAKLRIAEKQK